One Rhinoderma darwinii isolate aRhiDar2 chromosome 6, aRhiDar2.hap1, whole genome shotgun sequence DNA window includes the following coding sequences:
- the DRG2 gene encoding developmentally-regulated GTP-binding protein 2: MGILEKISEIEKEIARTQKNKATEYHLGLLKAKLAKYRAQLLEPSKSATGKGEGFDVMKSGDARVALIGFPSVGKSTFLSLMTSTASEAASYEFTTLTCIPGVIEYKGANIQLLDLPGIIEGASQGKGRGRQVIAVARTSDVVIMMLDATKGEVQRSLLEKELESVGIRLNQNKPNIYFKPKKGGGISFNSTLPLTQCSEKLVQLILHEYKMFNAEVLFREDCSPDDFIDVIVGNRVYMPCLYVYNKVDQISMEEVDRLARQPHSVVISCGMKLNLDYLLEMLWECLSLTCIFTKKRGERPDFGDAIILRKGASVEHVCHRIHRTLASQFKYALVWGTSTKYSPQRVGLTHNMEHEDVIQIVKK; this comes from the exons ATGGGGATCCTAGAGAAAATCTCCGAGATCGAGAAGGAGATCGCCAGGACCCAGAAGAATAAGG CCACTGAATATCACTTAGGATTGCTGAAGGCCAAGCTAGCCAAGTACAGAGCCCAACTTCTAGAACCTTCCAAATCTGCGACCGGCAAAGGAGAGGGCTTCGATGTAATGAAATCAGGAGATGCCCGAGTGGCACTGATTGGGTTCCCCTCTGTGGGTAAG TCCACATTTTTGAGTTTGATGACATCCACAGCAAGCGAGGCCGCTTCCTATGAGTTCACGACTCTGACCTGTATCCCGGGGGTGATCGAG TATAAAGGAGCGAACATCCAGCTTCTGGATCTGCCGGGAATTATTGAAGGTGCCTCACAAG GGAAGGGCAGAGGTCGCCAGGTCATTGCTGTCGCTCGGACGTCCGACGTGGTCATCATGATGCTGGACGCCACAAAGGGTGAAGTCCAGAG atccttatTAGAAAAAGAGTTGGAGTCTGTGGGGATTCGGCTGAACCAAAATAAGCCCAACATATATTTCAAG CCTAAGAAAGGAGGAGGCATCTCATTCAACTCGACCTTACCCCTGACCCAGTGCTCCGAGAAACTGGTGCAGCTCATCCTACATGAATACA AAATGTTCAACGCAGAGGTTCTGTTCCGGGAGGACTGTAGCCCCGATGACTTCATCGATGTGATTGTGGGGAACAGAGTGTATATGCCCTGTCTCTAT GTGTACaacaaagtagatcaaatctccaTGGAGGAAGTCGACCGACTAGCGCGGCAGCCGCACAGCGTGGTGATCAG TTGCGGAATGAAGCTGAATCTGGACTATTTGCTGGAAATGTTATGGGAATGTTTGTCTCTTACCTGTATCTTCACTAAAAAGAGAGGAG AGAGGCCGGATTTTGGAGATGCCATCATCCTACGAAAAGGCGCTTCTGTGGAACACGTG TGTCATCGGATTCACAGGACGCTCGCGAGCCAGTTTAAATATGCCCTAGTTTGG GGAACCAGCACCAAGTACAGTCCCCAGAGAGTAGGACTGACCCACAACATGGAGCACGAAGATGTCATCCAAATAGTCAAGAAATAA
- the GID4 gene encoding glucose-induced degradation protein 4 homolog, translating into MPVRTEAYSTASGSSSLIPPPPINTQQPGVATTLLYSGSKFRGHQKSKGNSYDVEVVLQHVDMENAYLCGYLKIKGLTEEYPTLTTFFEGEIISRKHPFLTRKWDADEDVDRKHWGKFQAFYQYAKTFNSDDFGFEELKAGDYVFMRWKEQFLVPDHTIKDISGASFAGFYYICFQKSAASIEGYYYHRSSEWYQSLNLTHVPEHSAPIYEFR; encoded by the exons ATGCCGGTCCGAACCGAGGCCTATAGCACTGCCTCCGGCTCCTCGTCCCTCATCCCGCCACCTCCCATCAACACGCAGCAGCCCGGGGTGGCCACCACCCTGCTATACAGCGGCTCCAAGTTCCGGGGACATCAGAAGAGCAAAGGCAACTCGTACGATGTGGAGGTGGTGCTGCAG CATGTGGACATGGAGAATGCTTATTTGTGCGGATACTTGAAGATAAAAGGCCTTACTGAG GAGTACCCCACCCTCACCACCTTCTTTGAAGGTGAGATAATTAGTAGAAAACATCCTTTCCTAACGAGAAAGTGGGATGCAGATGAAGACGTGGATAGAAAGCACTGG GGGAAGTTTCAGGCTTTCTACCAGTACGCTAAAACCTTTAATTCCGATGACTTTGGATTTGAGGAGCTGAAAGCGGGAGACTACGTCTTCATGAGATGGAAG GAGCAGTTCCTGGTGCCCGATCACACAATCAAAGACATCAGCGGCGCTTCCTTTGCCGGCTTCTATTACATTTGCTTCCAGAAGTCGGCGGCATCAATAGAAGGTTATTATTATCACCGGAGCTCAGAATG GTATCAGTCTTTAAACCTGACCCACGTCCCAGAACACAGCGCACCGATCTACGAATTCCGGTGA